From one Agathobaculum sp. NTUH-O15-33 genomic stretch:
- a CDS encoding response regulator → MAAKILVADDAKFMRRLLRRMLAEGGYHDIIEAADGEQAIALYRAERPDLVLLDITMPGKPGMEVLSDLRSLDPAAKIVMCSAVGQETVAAQAKQQGACGFLRKPFVQSELINAVGQAILPQADTQNR, encoded by the coding sequence TTGGCAGCTAAGATCCTAGTGGCAGACGACGCCAAGTTCATGCGGCGGCTTCTGCGGCGTATGCTGGCCGAGGGGGGCTATCACGATATCATAGAGGCCGCGGACGGCGAGCAGGCGATCGCGCTGTACCGGGCCGAACGTCCCGATCTGGTGCTGCTCGACATCACCATGCCGGGCAAGCCGGGGATGGAAGTGCTGTCCGATCTGCGCTCGCTCGATCCTGCGGCCAAGATCGTCATGTGCTCCGCGGTGGGGCAGGAAACCGTGGCCGCCCAAGCCAAGCAGCAGGGCGCCTGCGGCTTTCTGCGCAAGCCGTTTGTCCAAAGCGAACTGATCAACGCGGTCGGTCAGGCCATTTTGCCGCAAGCCGATACGCAAAACAGATAA
- a CDS encoding flagellar protein FlgN: MTTELREYLDATARCADQCESMLGSEREKRQALLAGGGPRLESVIKEQQAAVMSLDVLERKRLGAQQALGFSEGATGDEIVSSLADEAAKSELAALLTRLRAAAKELRELNRTAMEIAEKQLQFLGRANDGPTYRPGQQPGQNWNGGASFEQKI, encoded by the coding sequence ATGACGACCGAACTGCGCGAATATCTGGACGCCACCGCCCGGTGCGCCGACCAATGCGAAAGCATGCTTGGGAGCGAGCGCGAAAAGCGGCAGGCGCTGCTGGCGGGCGGCGGCCCCCGGCTGGAAAGCGTGATCAAGGAACAGCAGGCCGCGGTCATGTCGCTCGACGTGCTCGAACGCAAGCGGTTGGGCGCGCAGCAAGCGCTGGGCTTTTCGGAAGGGGCCACGGGCGACGAGATCGTCTCTTCCCTTGCCGATGAAGCCGCGAAAAGCGAGCTTGCGGCCCTGCTCACGCGGCTGCGCGCCGCGGCGAAGGAGCTGCGCGAGCTTAACCGTACCGCCATGGAGATCGCGGAAAAGCAGTTGCAGTTCCTCGGCCGGGCAAACGACGGCCCGACCTACCGGCCCGGACAGCAGCCGGGGCAGAATTGGAACGGCGGCGCCTCCTTTGAACAGAAGATTTAA
- a CDS encoding chemotaxis protein CheW codes for MAVKQMGSAPNENAYVCVRSGSLFFWLPMDQLLYITSSHMLRDAMVERKDPRDAPVALLDGRRIGVFSLRGLLGRPGADEERHALILQTNGALCGLLVDEVTDTISAGAYTILPLPDAVKSPENTFLQGLIWMENRGAPAFLTEPELLLSISGQEAGQAI; via the coding sequence ATGGCGGTGAAGCAAATGGGATCAGCCCCCAATGAAAACGCTTATGTTTGCGTGCGCTCGGGCAGCCTGTTCTTTTGGCTGCCGATGGATCAGCTGCTGTATATCACTTCCAGCCATATGCTGCGCGACGCTATGGTGGAGCGAAAAGACCCCCGCGACGCGCCCGTGGCGCTGCTGGACGGCCGCCGCATCGGCGTATTTTCTCTGCGCGGGCTACTCGGCCGCCCCGGCGCGGACGAAGAGCGGCACGCCCTGATCCTGCAAACGAACGGCGCGCTGTGCGGCCTGCTGGTAGACGAGGTGACCGATACCATAAGCGCCGGCGCATATACGATTCTACCGCTGCCGGACGCGGTAAAAAGCCCGGAAAACACCTTTTTACAAGGCCTGATCTGGATGGAAAACCGAGGCGCGCCGGCTTTTTTGACCGAGCCGGAACTGCTGCTGTCCATTTCGGGTCAAGAAGCGGGGCAAGCGATATGA
- a CDS encoding methyl-accepting chemotaxis protein codes for MDMKRNRLNNMKVGKKLMSAYGVIMIFYIVTVAASLLGIHTVASTMDNFYNSSFQMTSSAQGVRAAIQGIGRDILSAATNTDEAADAAYIAEAKTYSELVESGIAKLEKNFVSDPELLSQVSESIKQLTPIRNQLLTLLDEDKEAEVLALYSTQYEPIASSTRELLKQVETKAKQDAGDYIEESHKIKQDITVMLVVLAVVLLAITIFLCVKITRSITRPVRELEAVSRQLADGHLDAAITYRSQDELGSLAESMRSTVTTLKLYISEIELGMRALGSGKLNYQTQVDFKGDFKVLGESLDHISAMLSSAILQIGNSAEQVAGGAEQVASGAQVLSQGAVEQASSIEELAANVNEISDSVRGNADDAVSASALADEVGGKVLDSDAQMTQMSDIIQKIKQNSYQITEIVKEIEDIAFQTNILALNAAVEAARAGEAGRGFAVVASEVRHLASKTTEASKMTAELAMQTTRTVDEGALAADKTTESMKKVVDGVQKVSAMMDRISDASLRQADSIIQVRQSIDLISEIVQGNSATSEESAAASEELSAQAQLLKKLVEEFEVS; via the coding sequence ATGGATATGAAGCGGAACAGGCTGAACAACATGAAGGTCGGCAAAAAGCTGATGAGCGCCTACGGCGTCATCATGATTTTTTATATCGTTACGGTTGCGGCGTCCCTTTTGGGCATTCATACCGTGGCGAGCACCATGGACAATTTTTATAATTCTTCCTTTCAAATGACCAGCTCCGCGCAGGGCGTGCGGGCTGCGATCCAAGGCATCGGACGCGATATTTTAAGCGCGGCGACCAACACGGATGAAGCGGCGGACGCGGCCTATATCGCGGAAGCAAAAACCTATTCTGAACTGGTGGAAAGCGGTATTGCAAAGCTGGAAAAAAACTTTGTCTCCGATCCCGAGCTATTGTCGCAGGTGTCTGAAAGCATCAAACAGCTTACCCCCATTCGCAATCAGCTGCTCACCCTATTGGATGAAGATAAAGAAGCCGAGGTGCTGGCGCTGTACAGCACACAGTATGAGCCGATCGCCTCCAGCACGCGCGAGCTGCTCAAGCAGGTGGAAACGAAGGCCAAGCAGGATGCCGGCGATTATATAGAGGAAAGCCATAAGATTAAGCAGGACATCACCGTCATGCTGGTCGTGCTGGCCGTGGTGCTGCTCGCCATCACGATTTTCCTCTGTGTCAAGATCACGCGCAGCATCACCCGCCCCGTGCGCGAGCTGGAAGCGGTCTCCCGCCAGCTGGCCGACGGCCATCTGGACGCGGCGATCACATACCGGTCGCAGGACGAACTCGGTTCGCTTGCCGAAAGCATGCGCAGCACCGTCACCACGCTCAAGCTGTACATATCCGAGATCGAGCTGGGCATGCGGGCGCTGGGCAGCGGCAAGCTGAATTACCAGACGCAGGTGGACTTCAAGGGTGATTTTAAGGTGCTGGGCGAATCGCTCGATCATATTTCCGCCATGCTGAGCAGCGCGATTTTGCAGATCGGCAACAGCGCCGAGCAGGTCGCGGGCGGCGCCGAACAGGTGGCCAGCGGCGCGCAGGTGCTTTCGCAGGGCGCGGTGGAGCAGGCCAGCTCTATTGAAGAGCTGGCGGCCAATGTCAACGAGATATCCGACTCCGTGCGCGGCAACGCGGACGACGCCGTGAGCGCCAGCGCGCTGGCCGACGAGGTGGGCGGCAAGGTGCTCGACAGCGACGCGCAGATGACCCAGATGAGCGACATCATCCAAAAGATCAAGCAAAATTCCTATCAGATCACCGAGATCGTCAAGGAAATTGAGGATATCGCGTTTCAAACCAATATTTTGGCGCTTAACGCGGCGGTCGAGGCGGCCCGCGCGGGCGAGGCGGGGCGCGGCTTCGCCGTGGTGGCGAGCGAAGTGCGCCATCTGGCCTCCAAGACCACCGAGGCCTCTAAAATGACGGCGGAGCTTGCCATGCAGACCACCCGAACGGTGGACGAAGGCGCTTTAGCGGCCGATAAAACCACGGAATCCATGAAAAAGGTCGTGGACGGCGTGCAGAAGGTCTCCGCCATGATGGACCGGATCTCCGACGCCTCGCTCCGGCAGGCGGATTCCATCATTCAGGTGCGGCAGAGCATCGACCTGATCTCCGAAATCGTGCAGGGCAACTCCGCGACCAGCGAGGAGAGCGCCGCCGCCAGCGAGGAGCTTTCCGCGCAGGCACAGCTGCTGAAAAAGCTGGTGGAGGAATTTGAAGTATCATGA
- a CDS encoding CheB methylesterase domain-containing protein: MRKVSAALAAESAELQQLVLDVLGPAQRGALAFSLLRAGENPAQTPDLAIFIGNAPNFWGRCRPALLRLARRGGRIVCICRAAPDWLGGVANGEILPLPEAQDARAMDLFRKSLLIRVKSVAAHRDDPAGPVPTRRPSGRLVGIGSSTGGPQVLLSILNDLPPDTCGILIVQHLSTGFSSRFSDYLDELCAMRVKQAENGEVVEDGTVYLAEDGRHLTVVRQPDGYRLRSLPGEKVNGFCPSADRLFESLAAQAGGSAMGIVLTGLGNDGAEGLLHLRQAGGQGLAQSESSCAAPSMPREAARLGGAEEQLTPAALAERIRRFAFASPHAPFRQT; this comes from the coding sequence ATGAGAAAGGTCAGCGCCGCGTTAGCGGCGGAATCGGCTGAGCTGCAGCAGCTGGTGCTGGACGTTCTTGGCCCGGCGCAGCGGGGCGCGCTCGCCTTCTCGCTGCTGCGGGCCGGCGAAAATCCGGCCCAAACGCCGGACCTCGCGATCTTTATCGGCAATGCACCCAACTTTTGGGGGCGGTGCCGGCCCGCGCTCCTCCGTCTGGCGCGTCGCGGCGGCCGGATCGTCTGCATCTGCCGCGCCGCGCCCGACTGGCTCGGCGGCGTTGCAAACGGCGAAATCCTGCCGCTCCCGGAAGCGCAGGATGCGCGCGCGATGGACCTGTTCCGTAAATCGCTGCTGATCCGCGTAAAATCGGTCGCCGCCCACCGCGACGATCCCGCCGGACCGGTTCCCACGCGCCGGCCCAGCGGACGGCTTGTCGGCATCGGCTCCTCCACAGGCGGCCCGCAGGTGCTGCTTTCCATCCTAAACGACTTGCCGCCGGATACCTGCGGGATTCTCATCGTGCAGCATCTCAGCACCGGGTTTTCCTCCCGCTTTTCCGACTATCTCGACGAGCTTTGCGCCATGCGCGTCAAGCAGGCTGAAAACGGCGAAGTCGTGGAGGACGGCACGGTCTATTTAGCCGAGGACGGCCGCCATCTGACCGTCGTCCGCCAGCCGGACGGCTACCGCCTGCGCAGCCTGCCGGGGGAAAAGGTGAACGGCTTTTGCCCCTCGGCCGACCGGCTCTTTGAAAGCCTTGCCGCACAGGCGGGCGGCAGCGCCATGGGCATCGTGCTGACCGGCCTCGGAAACGACGGCGCCGAGGGGCTTTTGCACCTGCGGCAGGCGGGCGGGCAGGGGCTTGCGCAAAGCGAAAGCAGCTGCGCCGCTCCCAGCATGCCGCGCGAGGCCGCGCGGCTGGGCGGCGCGGAGGAACAGCTTACCCCCGCCGCGCTGGCCGAGCGCATCCGGCGGTTCGCTTTCGCTTCGCCCCACGCGCCGTTTCGTCAAACATAG
- a CDS encoding chemotaxis protein CheC, which produces MKSYAELSEDARDVLAEIGNIGTGNAVAALSSMLGAQIDMALPAIRLLPYRDVPGQLGGSETLEVGILLETTGDINGMFMFLLSEEFTAALLTGLLGEAPTDSTQLSEMDRSAICEVGNIMCCSYINALARMMDVTVEISVPRMCSDMLGALLSVPMIRFANLSDEMLLIENKYHLNETNVVSHILFLPEVDSIVKILKALDLPYET; this is translated from the coding sequence ATGAAAAGCTATGCGGAGCTGAGCGAGGACGCGCGCGACGTGCTGGCCGAAATAGGCAATATCGGCACCGGCAACGCCGTTGCCGCGCTTTCCAGCATGCTGGGCGCGCAGATCGATATGGCGCTGCCCGCGATCCGGCTGCTGCCCTACCGCGACGTGCCCGGCCAGCTGGGCGGTTCGGAAACGCTGGAGGTCGGCATCCTGCTGGAAACGACCGGCGATATCAACGGCATGTTCATGTTCCTGCTGAGCGAGGAATTTACCGCCGCCCTGCTGACCGGCCTGCTGGGCGAAGCGCCTACGGACAGCACGCAGCTTTCCGAAATGGACCGCTCGGCTATTTGCGAGGTGGGCAACATCATGTGCTGCTCCTATATCAACGCGCTGGCCCGGATGATGGATGTGACGGTGGAAATATCGGTGCCGCGTATGTGCAGCGATATGCTGGGCGCGCTGCTCAGCGTGCCGATGATCCGCTTTGCAAATCTCAGCGACGAAATGCTGCTGATCGAAAACAAGTACCATCTGAACGAGACCAACGTGGTCAGCCATATCCTGTTCCTTCCGGAAGTCGATTCGATCGTAAAAATCCTAAAGGCGCTGGATCTGCCCTATGAAACATGA
- a CDS encoding late competence development ComFB family protein, protein MAKSKKVLDRDMMFRKIMPALADNPFSAPVTEASLLGEEPDAPAPQPEPEAAPAPEPAAVPEAAPEPVVPAPAKPKPAAKPRCKTLAEAPFTQTAPAPEESDELSVLRARLFARSDNAEAGLEQVSTVNLMESLVLRHLDTVIQRFNCCRCDRCRRDVAACSLNHLPPKYVVADPDRLDSMAETIPAKTVYDALIKAVLKVRANPHH, encoded by the coding sequence ATGGCGAAATCGAAAAAGGTGCTGGATCGGGACATGATGTTCCGCAAGATCATGCCGGCGCTGGCGGACAATCCCTTCTCCGCTCCCGTGACCGAAGCGTCGCTGCTCGGCGAAGAGCCGGACGCGCCCGCGCCGCAGCCCGAACCCGAGGCGGCCCCGGCGCCCGAACCGGCCGCCGTGCCTGAGGCGGCGCCCGAACCGGTCGTCCCCGCGCCCGCAAAACCCAAACCGGCGGCAAAGCCCCGCTGCAAAACGCTGGCGGAAGCGCCCTTTACCCAAACCGCGCCCGCGCCGGAGGAGAGCGACGAGCTTTCCGTTCTGCGCGCCCGGCTGTTCGCCCGGTCGGACAACGCCGAAGCCGGGTTAGAGCAGGTATCCACGGTCAACCTGATGGAAAGTCTGGTGCTGCGCCATCTGGACACGGTGATCCAGCGCTTCAACTGCTGCCGCTGTGACCGCTGCCGCCGCGACGTGGCCGCGTGCTCGCTCAACCATTTGCCGCCCAAATACGTGGTGGCCGACCCCGACCGGCTGGATTCCATGGCCGAGACCATCCCCGCCAAAACCGTGTACGACGCGCTAATCAAGGCCGTTTTAAAGGTCCGCGCCAATCCGCACCACTAA
- a CDS encoding response regulator: MSDKVMIVDDALFMRAMLRKTLSAAEGLEILEAPDGPTAVRLYQSERPGLVLLDISMPGMSGIDVLRQIRSIDRLARVVMCSAIGQDSMMMEAISGGAVDFIVKPFKPEQILRAVQAAFPHRQGKEGHP; this comes from the coding sequence ATGAGTGATAAAGTAATGATCGTGGACGACGCGCTGTTCATGCGCGCCATGCTGCGCAAGACGCTGTCCGCAGCCGAGGGGCTGGAAATACTGGAAGCGCCGGACGGCCCCACCGCCGTGCGGCTTTATCAGAGCGAGCGCCCCGGGCTGGTGCTGCTCGACATCTCCATGCCCGGCATGAGCGGCATCGATGTGCTGCGTCAAATCCGCTCAATCGACAGGCTGGCCCGCGTGGTCATGTGCTCCGCCATCGGGCAGGACAGCATGATGATGGAGGCGATCTCGGGCGGCGCGGTGGACTTCATCGTAAAGCCCTTTAAGCCCGAACAAATCCTCCGCGCGGTGCAAGCGGCCTTCCCCCACCGGCAAGGCAAGGAGGGGCATCCATGA
- a CDS encoding chemotaxis protein CheW: MMIRIDGAWHGLDRRQVEQILSDPAVFDVPKAPAGVIGLVHYGGQIVPVLEHPEARGKAGKRRFVVLVRDGGALRGLAVDEVTEKFVFEEENIDQIYR; the protein is encoded by the coding sequence ATGATGATCAGAATAGACGGTGCATGGCACGGGCTGGACCGGCGGCAGGTGGAACAGATTTTATCCGACCCGGCTGTTTTCGACGTGCCCAAAGCGCCCGCGGGTGTAATCGGGCTGGTGCATTATGGGGGGCAAATCGTGCCCGTGCTGGAACATCCGGAGGCGCGCGGCAAGGCCGGCAAGCGCCGTTTTGTGGTCTTGGTGCGGGACGGCGGCGCGCTGCGCGGCTTGGCCGTGGACGAGGTAACAGAAAAATTTGTGTTCGAGGAAGAGAACATTGATCAAATTTACCGATGA
- a CDS encoding ParA family protein produces MAKIISLINQKGGAGKTASTNALSVCLKHKGYRVLSVDFDPQGYLTFSMGADTREHPSIYDALKHQVSCKDAVQHAPVCDIIPADALLGNIEREFTGPGSERALRDCLKTVAPLYDYILIDSPPQLGPLSVNAVVASDVVLIPGLADGYSLQGIIQVHETIVRVQRAFNPTLTIGGMFLVRYYPREELSRITCETAQLIAEHLGMPLLDTKIRHSNVISKAMTTLQQDIVECAPRNNAVRDYLQLVEELFERRLL; encoded by the coding sequence ATGGCCAAAATTATCTCTCTCATCAACCAAAAGGGCGGGGCGGGCAAAACAGCGTCTACCAACGCCCTTTCTGTCTGCCTGAAGCACAAGGGCTACCGCGTGCTCAGCGTGGATTTCGACCCGCAGGGCTACCTCACCTTCAGCATGGGGGCGGATACCAGAGAGCACCCCTCCATTTACGATGCGCTCAAGCATCAGGTATCCTGCAAGGACGCGGTGCAGCACGCTCCCGTTTGCGACATCATCCCGGCGGACGCGCTGCTCGGCAACATTGAGCGGGAATTTACCGGCCCCGGCAGCGAGCGCGCCCTGCGCGACTGTCTCAAGACCGTGGCCCCGCTTTACGATTACATCCTGATCGATTCCCCGCCCCAGCTCGGGCCGCTGTCGGTCAACGCCGTGGTGGCCTCCGATGTGGTGCTCATTCCCGGTCTGGCGGACGGCTACAGCCTGCAAGGCATCATTCAGGTGCATGAGACCATCGTGCGCGTGCAGCGGGCTTTCAACCCCACGCTCACCATAGGCGGCATGTTTCTGGTGCGCTATTACCCGCGCGAGGAGCTTTCCCGCATCACCTGCGAAACCGCGCAGCTGATCGCCGAGCATTTGGGCATGCCCCTGCTCGATACCAAAATCCGCCACAGCAACGTGATCAGCAAGGCCATGACGACCCTGCAGCAGGACATCGTCGAATGCGCGCCGCGCAATAACGCCGTGAGGGACTATCTCCAGCTGGTCGAAGAGCTGTTCGAGAGGAGGCTCCTCTAA
- a CDS encoding DUF342 domain-containing protein: MTEQNESAPGGKPGRSLKSRLAALFSPSLETPPPAAETTPDEEPAPAPLPAPLPAAGALLRLYEAWKGELPDEAWEPGFFFLNSAAPSQEEKRALDQFRQEAEQYLTPAPDGAEENSAPSCGIPVDATYSLRLSDDRLSAWLFLFPPLGGGADLTRDDVDSALKGGGVVFGTDEALLDTMAKDHIYMKMALVARGRLPVDGVDGYVIDRVPRTKEISFTENADGSVNFKETNLIDHIAAGDTICEIVAAVPPQDGRDVEGTTLPGREGQPPTVPMGRHTRLNSEKTALISEIDGQISFAAGKFNVESVLTVPGNVDAATGNMDVIGSVVIGGDVLEGYTVKATADITIRGIAEGCTLIAGGNVTLYRGINGNQRGVIQAGGSVTAKFLENCTVDATGSIRSESIINCTVVSQGQVLANQGRGVLIGGEITACQGVEARIIGTNSHRATSIVVGSTPDFLQSLAETSLAVEDMSRELEQLERNITYLRGLDALSPAQTAKYNQNKLRRSVLRIQHGRRAQELEEMDRRLAGMKSCYVKAQTIFPGVKVSIGLETRHITSIEQSCRLYLGADGITLGAV; the protein is encoded by the coding sequence ATGACAGAGCAAAACGAATCCGCACCCGGCGGCAAGCCGGGGCGCTCGCTGAAAAGCCGGCTCGCCGCGCTTTTCAGCCCCAGCTTGGAAACGCCGCCGCCCGCGGCGGAAACGACGCCGGACGAAGAGCCGGCGCCGGCCCCGCTCCCCGCGCCCCTGCCGGCGGCGGGCGCGCTGCTGCGCCTATACGAAGCATGGAAGGGCGAATTGCCGGACGAAGCATGGGAGCCCGGTTTTTTCTTTTTGAATAGCGCCGCGCCTTCGCAGGAGGAAAAACGCGCGCTCGATCAGTTCCGGCAGGAAGCCGAGCAGTACCTGACCCCCGCGCCGGACGGCGCGGAGGAGAACTCCGCCCCTTCGTGCGGTATCCCGGTGGACGCCACCTACAGCCTGCGCCTGTCGGACGACCGGCTTTCCGCGTGGCTGTTCCTTTTTCCGCCCCTTGGCGGCGGCGCCGATCTGACGCGGGACGATGTGGATTCCGCGCTAAAGGGCGGCGGCGTGGTATTCGGCACCGATGAAGCGCTGCTCGATACCATGGCGAAGGACCATATCTATATGAAAATGGCCCTTGTCGCCCGGGGGCGTTTGCCCGTGGACGGCGTGGACGGCTACGTGATCGACCGTGTGCCGCGCACAAAGGAGATTTCCTTTACCGAAAACGCGGACGGCTCGGTCAATTTTAAAGAGACCAACCTGATCGATCACATTGCCGCGGGCGATACGATCTGCGAGATCGTCGCGGCGGTGCCCCCGCAGGACGGCCGCGACGTGGAAGGCACCACCCTGCCCGGCCGCGAGGGCCAGCCGCCCACGGTGCCCATGGGGCGGCACACCCGCCTGAACAGCGAAAAGACCGCGCTCATTTCCGAGATAGACGGCCAGATCAGCTTTGCGGCGGGCAAATTCAACGTGGAATCCGTGCTCACCGTGCCCGGCAACGTGGACGCCGCGACCGGCAATATGGATGTGATCGGAAGCGTGGTGATCGGCGGCGACGTGCTGGAAGGCTATACGGTCAAGGCCACGGCCGATATCACCATTCGCGGCATCGCGGAGGGCTGCACGCTGATCGCGGGCGGCAACGTCACCCTTTACCGGGGCATCAACGGCAACCAGCGCGGCGTGATCCAAGCGGGCGGGTCGGTGACCGCTAAATTTTTGGAAAATTGCACGGTGGACGCCACCGGCTCCATTCGCAGCGAAAGCATCATCAACTGCACCGTCGTCAGCCAAGGGCAGGTGCTGGCGAATCAGGGACGCGGCGTGTTGATCGGCGGCGAGATCACCGCCTGTCAGGGCGTGGAAGCCCGCATCATCGGCACCAATTCCCACCGGGCGACCAGCATCGTGGTGGGCTCCACCCCGGATTTTCTGCAAAGCCTAGCCGAAACTTCTTTGGCGGTGGAGGATATGTCGCGCGAGCTCGAACAGCTTGAGCGGAACATTACCTACCTGCGCGGGCTGGACGCCCTTTCCCCCGCCCAAACCGCGAAGTACAACCAGAATAAGCTGCGCCGGTCGGTGCTGCGCATCCAGCACGGGAGGCGCGCGCAGGAGCTTGAAGAGATGGACCGGCGGCTTGCCGGCATGAAAAGCTGCTATGTCAAGGCGCAAACCATTTTCCCCGGCGTCAAGGTCTCCATCGGGCTTGAAACGCGGCACATCACCTCGATCGAGCAATCGTGCCGCCTGTATCTCGGCGCGGACGGCATCACGCTGGGCGCGGTTTGA
- a CDS encoding CheR family methyltransferase, translating to MIKFTDEEFQRLTAYISEGYGIDLSKKRTLAECRMSLEMEKRQISSLTEFLSQMRADKTGRLAAALIDRLTTNYTFFLREQAHFDFLEQEILPQLSPAAASFQIWCAGCSTGEECYTLAMLLAAYRDHGGWLPPVRILATDISEQALRVAMEARYPSKALEQLPEAWRRTYCRTDGTGFFTLRDDLRKMISFRKMNLMRPYAGHEQYDLVLCRNVMIYFNDAARKQLTQRLAGSLKKGGYLFIGHTELLPAEQTLLTCVRPAIYQKARRDGHEKGQRRVSGGIG from the coding sequence TTGATCAAATTTACCGATGAAGAATTTCAGCGCCTGACGGCATACATCAGCGAAGGCTACGGGATCGATCTGAGCAAAAAGCGAACGCTGGCGGAATGTCGGATGAGTCTGGAAATGGAAAAACGGCAGATCTCTTCGCTGACCGAATTTTTAAGCCAAATGCGGGCGGATAAGACCGGCAGGCTCGCCGCCGCCCTGATTGACCGGCTTACCACCAATTACACCTTTTTTCTGCGGGAGCAAGCCCATTTCGACTTTTTGGAGCAAGAGATCCTGCCCCAGCTGTCCCCTGCCGCCGCCTCTTTTCAAATTTGGTGCGCCGGCTGTTCCACGGGAGAGGAATGCTACACGCTGGCCATGCTGCTGGCCGCTTACCGCGATCACGGCGGCTGGCTGCCGCCCGTGCGTATTCTGGCCACCGATATCTCCGAACAGGCGCTGCGGGTGGCCATGGAGGCGCGCTATCCCTCCAAGGCGCTGGAACAGCTGCCCGAGGCATGGCGCCGCACCTATTGCCGGACGGACGGAACCGGCTTCTTTACCCTGCGCGACGATCTCCGCAAAATGATCTCCTTTCGCAAAATGAACCTGATGCGGCCCTATGCCGGGCACGAGCAGTATGATCTGGTCCTGTGCCGCAACGTCATGATCTATTTCAACGACGCCGCCCGTAAACAGCTGACGCAGCGCCTAGCCGGCAGCCTGAAAAAAGGCGGCTACCTGTTTATCGGCCATACCGAACTGCTTCCCGCGGAGCAAACGCTTTTGACCTGCGTCCGCCCGGCGATCTATCAAAAGGCAAGGAGAGATGGACATGAGAAAGGTCAGCGCCGCGTTAGCGGCGGAATCGGCTGA